One window from the genome of Salvia splendens isolate huo1 chromosome 9, SspV2, whole genome shotgun sequence encodes:
- the LOC121749039 gene encoding uncharacterized protein LOC121749039: MADIVKQILTKPIQYADEVIKLADQANFMKSDCSEIKVRTEKLAVLLRQAARASGDLYERPTRRIIEDTEQVLDKALTLVFKCRSNGLRRIFIIAPAAAFKKVHQQLDNSIGDVSWLLRVSAPADDRDDEYLGLPPIAANEPILCLIWEQIAILCSGSLDDRADAAASLVSLARDNDRYGSLIIEESGVVPLLKLLKEGQMEGQEHAARAIGLLGRDPESVEIIVNAGVCQVVAKILKEGHMKVQIVVAWALSELAANHRKCQDPFAQHNVIRLLVSHLAFETIPEHSKYAIATNKQSIHSLVMANSNPNPNPNPNHKSNETDEKHHGVADHPMDNQMPSQMHNIVTNTLAMKSTMLPVPHKSAASPSPISHSDLGEKSGKSNKQQSHQFIKQNKGHGLPGSSIKRREFEDPATKAEMKAMAARALRYLCAGNVSVCKSITESRALLCLAVLLEKGETEVKYNSAMALMEITSVAEQDSDLRRSAFKPTAPVARAVVDQFLRIVEKADCELLIPSIMSIGNLARTFRATETRFIPALVNLLDDREPEVSCEAAAALNKFVCSENFLHETHSKAIINSGGHRHLIPLIYFGEQMVQIPSFILLCYLAMHVPDSETLAQEDVLIALEWSTKQQHLMQDEGIVTLVYEAKKRFELYQSRVSKQYH, translated from the exons ATGGCGGACATAGTGAAGCAGATCCTCACGAAGCCGATCCAATACGCAGATGAGGTGATCAAGCTCGCGGATCAGGCTAATTTCATGAAAAGCGACTGCAGCGAGATCAAG GTGAGAACGGAGAAGCTTGCGGTCCTCCTCCGCCAGGCTGCCCGCGCGAGTGGCGACCTCTACGAGCGCCCCACGCGCCGCATCATCGAGGACACAGAGCAGGTCCTCGACAAGGCCCTCACCCTCGTCTTCAAGTGCCGCTCCAACGGCCTCCGCCGCATCTTCATCATCGCCCCCGCCGCTGCCTTCAAGAAGGTCCACCAGCAGCTTGACAACTCCATCGGCGACGTCTCCTGGCTCCTCCGCGTCTCCGCCCCTGCAGACGACCGTGATGACGAGTACCTCGGCCTCCCCCCCATCGCTGCCAACGAGCCCATTTTATGCCTCATTTGGGAGCAGATCGCCATCCTCTGCTCCGGCAGTTTGGATGACCGCGCTGACGCCGCTGCTTCTCTAGTCTCCCTCGCCCGCGACAACGACCGCTACGGCAGCCTGATTATCGAGGAGAGCGGCGTGGTGCCGCTGCTGAAGCTGCTCAAGGAAGGCCAGATGGAAGGGCAGGAACACGCGGCTCGTGCGATCGGGTTGCTCGGGAGGGATCCGGAGAGCGTGGAGATCATCGTCAACGCCGGCGTGTGTCAGGTAGTGGCGAAGATTTTAAAAGAAGGCCACATGAAGGTGCAGATTGTGGTGGCGTGGGCGCTGTCGGAGCTCGCCGCGAACCACCGGAAATGTCAGGATCCTTTCGCACAGCACAACGTCATCCGCCTCCTCGTCAGCCACCTCGCCTTCGAAACTATCCCCGAGCACAGCAAATACGCCATCGCCACCAACAAACAATCGATCCACTCGCTTGTAATGGCGAAttcaaaccctaaccctaaccctaaccctaaccatAAAAGCAACGAAACAGATGAAAAGCATCACGGCGTCGCCGATCACCCCATGGACAATCAAATGCCTAGCCAAATGCACAATATCGTCACCAACACCTTGGCTATGAAATCCACAATGTTGCCGGTGCCGCACAAATCCGCGGCATCTCCATCTCCGATCAGCCACTCCGACCTCGGGGAAAAAAGCGGAAAATCGAATAAACAACAGAGTCACCAGTtcatcaaacaaaacaaaggcCATGGATTACCAGGATCCAGCATCAAACGCAGAGAATTCGAAGATCCGGCTACTAAAGCAGAGATGAAAGCGATGGCAGCCAGAGCCCTACGCTACCTCTGCGCAGGAAACGTATCCGTATGCAAAAGCATAACAGAGTCACGCGCTCTGCTCTGTCTCGCCGTACTCCTAGAAAAGGGGGAAACCGAAGTGAAATACAATTCCGCCATGGCATTGATGGAAATCACCTCCGTGGCCGAGCAGGACTCAGATCTGAGGCGATCGGCGTTCAAGCCAACTGCTCCGGTGGCGAGAGCGGTGGTGGATCAGTTCCTCCGAATCGTTGAAAAGGCAGATTGCGAGCTCCTAATCCCTAGCATAATGTCAATTGGAAACCTAGCGAGAACGTTCAGGGCAACGGAGACGAGATTCATACCGGCATTGGTGAATCTGCTCGACGACAGGGAGCCGGAGGTGAGCtgcgaggcggcggcggcgctgaACAAGTTCGTGTGCTCGGAGAATTTCCTGCACGAGACGCACAGCAAGGCGATCATCAATAGCGGAGGGCATAGGCATCTGATCCCGCTGATCTACTTCGGGGAGCAGATGGTGCAGATTCCGTCGTTCATACTGCTGTGCTATCTAGCGATGCACGTGCCGGATAGCGAGACGTTGGCGCAGGAAGACGTGTTGATAGCGCTGGAGTGGTCGACGAAGCAGCAGCATCTGATGCAGGATGAGGGCATTGTAACGCTCGTTTATGAAGCGAAGAAGAGATTCGAGCTCTATCAATCTAGAGTCTCCAAACAGTACCACTGA